Proteins encoded within one genomic window of Spirulina major PCC 6313:
- a CDS encoding ABC transporter ATP-binding protein has protein sequence MLQAIRPRWYVVQQALLLIWHSGKGWAIAQLSLALLQGLLPFASLLLIQQLIDTLTQPEPKLGGLGWLVFGLGAVQLVTAAGSTVAGVVSDAQQQQITDYVQDLLHAKSIALDLEYYENAQYYESLHAAQREAPYRPTAMMNHLTSLVQQGVGLGIIAGLLVSLHGAIAPLLVLTVLPFAIARTHHSRQLLHHWRQWLQQEHRANYFSHLLTDGNHAKEIRLYDLGDRFHHRFAQLRRRVRLEKLRLSQRRAKAEIITQGGAAIAIFALIAFLTLRTAQGHLSLGSFVLYYQALNRGQDSLRTFLKSLASLYEHSRFLISFQDFLALPTQIHEPSQPYPVPTLITKGIKFENVTFHYPNHAKPVLAGLDFEIPAGQTVALVGANGAGKTTLIKLLCRLYEPTAGAITVDGVDLRCFRVRDWRQQLGTVFQDYGRYNLTVLENGTLADPAAELSTVRRWAAQLGLDGKIMGFLQQYETILGNQSVAGEELSVGEWQKMGLLRALVRSAPVLILDEPTSAIDPQAEADLIAQFHALSRDRTTLMISHRLSTVKDCDRIYVLAHGRITEQGTHTELLAQGGIYARLFHAQAQFYQ, from the coding sequence GTGCTCCAGGCCATCCGCCCCCGGTGGTACGTTGTGCAACAGGCGTTACTCCTGATCTGGCACAGTGGCAAAGGCTGGGCGATCGCTCAACTGAGTCTGGCGCTGCTCCAAGGACTCTTACCCTTTGCCAGCTTGCTGCTGATCCAGCAATTGATCGACACCTTGACCCAGCCGGAGCCGAAGCTGGGCGGGTTGGGGTGGCTCGTGTTCGGGTTGGGGGCGGTGCAACTGGTGACGGCGGCTGGTAGCACCGTGGCGGGAGTGGTGAGTGATGCACAACAGCAACAGATCACCGACTATGTGCAGGATCTGTTGCACGCGAAATCGATCGCCCTAGACCTGGAATATTACGAAAACGCCCAATATTACGAGAGCCTCCACGCCGCCCAACGAGAAGCCCCCTACCGTCCGACCGCTATGATGAATCACCTCACCAGTTTGGTGCAGCAGGGGGTGGGGTTGGGGATCATTGCGGGGTTGTTGGTGTCGCTCCATGGGGCGATCGCGCCGCTGTTGGTGCTCACGGTGTTGCCCTTTGCGATCGCTCGCACCCACCACAGCCGCCAACTCCTGCACCACTGGCGACAGTGGTTACAGCAAGAACACCGCGCCAACTATTTCAGCCACCTCCTCACCGACGGCAACCACGCCAAAGAGATCCGCCTTTACGATTTGGGCGATCGCTTTCACCACCGTTTTGCTCAACTGCGGCGCAGGGTCCGCCTGGAAAAACTGCGCTTGTCCCAGCGGCGGGCCAAGGCGGAAATCATCACCCAAGGCGGGGCTGCGATCGCCATCTTCGCCCTGATCGCATTCCTCACCCTCCGCACCGCCCAAGGCCACCTCAGCCTCGGCAGTTTCGTCCTCTACTACCAAGCCCTCAATCGCGGCCAGGACAGCCTACGGACATTCCTGAAGAGTCTGGCCAGCCTCTACGAGCACAGCCGCTTCTTGATCAGCTTTCAAGACTTTCTCGCCCTCCCCACCCAAATTCACGAACCCAGCCAGCCCTACCCCGTCCCCACCCTAATCACCAAGGGCATCAAATTTGAAAACGTGACCTTTCACTACCCCAACCATGCCAAACCGGTGTTAGCGGGGTTAGATTTTGAGATTCCAGCCGGGCAGACGGTGGCCCTCGTGGGAGCGAATGGGGCCGGGAAAACAACGTTAATTAAGCTCCTCTGTCGCCTCTACGAACCGACGGCGGGGGCGATTACCGTCGATGGGGTGGATCTGCGGTGTTTTAGGGTGCGGGACTGGCGGCAGCAGTTGGGGACGGTGTTTCAGGACTATGGGCGCTATAACCTGACGGTGTTGGAGAATGGGACGTTAGCCGATCCAGCAGCAGAATTATCAACCGTGCGCCGCTGGGCGGCTCAGTTGGGACTCGATGGGAAAATTATGGGGTTTCTCCAGCAGTACGAGACGATTTTGGGGAATCAGAGTGTGGCGGGGGAGGAGTTGAGTGTGGGGGAGTGGCAAAAAATGGGGTTGTTGCGGGCGTTGGTGCGCTCGGCTCCGGTGTTGATTTTAGACGAGCCGACCAGTGCCATTGACCCCCAAGCGGAGGCGGATTTAATTGCGCAATTTCACGCCTTGAGCCGCGATCGCACCACCCTGATGATTAGCCATCGCCTGTCTACGGTGAAAGATTGCGATCGCATCTATGTCCTCGCTCACGGCCGCATCACCGAACAGGGAACCCACACCGAACTTCTCGCCCAGGGGGGAATCTATGCCCGTCTCTTCCACGCCCAAGCCCAGTTTTATCAATGA